From Candidatus Thermoplasmatota archaeon:
GGGTTGCCAAACGCGGCCGGTGTCGTCGGCGGCGCTGTAACGGCGGGCGTTGAGTACTGCTACCGCGTGACGGCCTTCAACGACGCCGAAGGACCGGCCAGCGCGACCGTCTGCGACACGCCCGGACCTCAGCCCTCCGCTCCAAGGAGCCTTGGCGTGGTTGCGCTTTCGGGCGGCCAGGCGCGCCTGTGTTGGACCCCGCCGCAGTACAACGGCGACGGCGGCGCCCTCACGAAGTACACGGTCTACCGCGGGCACGCGAGCGGCGGGGCGCTGTTCCGCATCGACCTTCCGGCAAGCACGAACGTGGCCGCCTGCGGCGGCCCGGGCTTCGTTGACGGCGGGCTCCAATCGGGCCTCCGCTACGTGTACTACGTGGCCGCAAGCAACGCGGCCGGGGAGAGCGCGCGATCGAACGAAGCCGGCGTCCCGTAGAAGCCGGCCTGCGGCCCGGCGGATCCCGCCGGGCCGCCGTCCCGCGGGCAACCCTCCAGGGCATCGGGGTTGCGCCGCGGGCCCGGCCGATGGACTGAAAGCCGCTTCACCGTCGCCGCGGCCGACGCGCGAAGGCGATCCTGGCCAAGGCCGCAAAGAGCATGCGGGCGAGGCGCCCGCGCACGATCGGACGGTGGAGACCCGACTCGCCGTGGATCTGCGTGAGCTTCTCGTCGAGGTGCGTCATGGCCGCGCCCCGGGCGGGGAAAGCGCACCGACCGCGGCGAGCAGGCTTGGCCCCGATTGCTGGACGAAGAGCGTTCCTTCGCGCGAACGGGAATCGAGCGGCGTGGCGTCGGGCCGCAGGCATTGCGGCGTCACGCATCCGTCGGCGAAGGCGACGTACACGCGGCCCTGCGAGTCCTTGGCGATGCCGATGAAGTCGAGGAGATTGCGGTTGCCGTCCTTGCACTTGTTCGATTGGACGCAGAGCGTGCCGCGCTGGACCGGATCGGCGTCGTGGGTGGCCCGAATCGTGGCGAACGTGGGGTTCTCCGAGAGCGCGTCGGTCGTGGTCGTGACGTACAGGTGCCAGCGCGTCTCGTTGGCGACCTCCCAGGGGCCGGCTTCGGAATCCTCCGTGCCGACGTAGGCGATGGCGATGCGGCCGGCGTCGCCTGCGACCATAGCGGGCCAGATGGCCGACCCCACCGAGGGCGGCGAGGCGACGACCGTGTCGCTCCAGGTTTCGCCGCGGTCGCGGCTCATGGACAGGTGGAGGCGGTTGTCCTTGGCGACCCACGCGAGGTATACGTTGCCCTCGGCGTCGACGGCCATGGCCGGGTTCTTCTGCTGCTCGGGAACGCCGACGTCCTCGCCGACCATCGCCGTCGACCACGAGAGCCCGTTGTCGAAACTTCGCGCGACAAGCGGGGCCGGGCAGTTGCGCGCCGGCACGTAGAGCTCGCCCGCCGGTCCCACGGCGATGTCGCCGTGCAGGCCGCCGGCGCAGGTGGGCCCGAACATTTGGCGGGCGAGGGGGAACGCGACGCCCCCGTCGAAGCTCACCGTCATCCACCCGCCAAGCGACGGGATCGCGTCGTCGGGCGACGGGCCGTTGCGCACGCCCACGCCCGTTGCGAAGGCCTTGTTGTAGGCGAAGTAGACGGCCGTGGGATAGGAGGGGTTGCCGCGGAGCGTTCGGAACGCGTCCGTCCAGGGGCCCGAGGCCACCTTGATGTGGTCGACTCCCGGGACGAGCCCGCAGTTCACCGGGTTTGCAAGCCAGGTGGCCCCCTTGTCGTCGCTCCAGGCGATGTGCGCGCAGAAAAGCGCATTGGCGATGTTCGTGTACGTCACGGGCGATTCCGGAGGCATGGGCGGGAGCACGGGGCCCCGGCCGCCGAAGGGAAGCCCTTGGTTGATCTGGAACACGCGATCGGTCACGGGGTCGATCCACACGTAGGGATCGCTCGAGCCCGTGGCCAAAAGCGGGCTTCGCATGGCCGTCCACGTCCGCCCGTGGTCGCTCGATCGAAGCGTAAGGTGCATGGCCTGGAAGAACAGCGTGCCGTCGGACGTCACGGCGACGGTGGGTTCCGCGCCCGGCGCGCCGACCGCGTGCACGAGACCCGAAAGGTCGCGCCCCGCGATCGTCTCGCCGGCGTCCAGAACGCGCCCGAGCGCGTCGTGCACGACGACGAGGAGCTCGCCGACCAACGCGGCCGACGGGAGCGACTCCTGGCGGACGGGGGTCTCGGGCTCAAGGCACCCGGCCATGGCGGCGACCGGAAGCAGCATGGCCAAGAGGAGGGCCCTGGGCAGCATACGCCACGCAGCCGGCCTCGGAGTATAACAGGTTTATGGCCTGCGCGTTTCCCAGGGGTCGCACGAGGGCTTCTTGATTTGTAGCCAGGAACGACGCCCCCGGCGGCCGCAACGTGGACCTCCCCCGGTCCGGGGTTCGAGAAGGTCTCTCACCGCGCGGGGACGGGGGGCGCCGTCGCGTCCGCCGCCTCCCGTTCGATCCTGGACGCAGCCACGTGGTCGAGCTCAAGTGCCAGCCGCAGGCGGTCGAGGAGGATCCGCTCCTTGCGTGTTAGCGTGCCGTCGGCCCAAGCGGCCTGCGCGGCTTCCCGGTACGCGTGCTCGCGTTCGGTCGGAGACATCCGGGAAGGCGGCTTGATGTCCGGCATGGCCGCCTCTGCGACGCGCTCGGCGAACCGTTGCAGCGGGTTGAGGAGGAATAGGAAAAGCCCGGCGGCAATGCCGCCCAGCAGGACCCCGTTGTCGCCAAAGGCGCTCTCGGCGAGGTTCTCACCGAGCTTGGCGGCGACGAAGACGGACGCCAGGAAGAGACCGGCCAACGTGCCGCGCGAGATCGTCCGCTTCACGCCAAGCTCGATTCCGAACATCTGGTGCCGCAGGATCGCGAAGGCGACCAACAGCGGCAGCGCGAACCGCCATAGGCTGGAAAGGACGAACGACGCCGCAAGCTGCGCCTCGGATCCAACGGGAAGGGCGTGAGGGACGGCGCCCGACACGGCCGCGAGCACGACCAAGGGGACAAACGCGCGCCGCGTGCGGTCGGCTCCGACCGGAACCCGCGTCAGGATCGCGCACGCGAGTGCGACGACCACAAGCGATGCGGCCACCAAAGCATCCACGACGGGCTCACCCTTGGGCGGCCCGGCGAGGCGGCCGACGGCGTCGTGCGCCACAACGAGCGCAAACCCCATGGCCACGAGGAGCACCGAGTTCCGCATCCGGCCTGCGGGCAACGACAACGCATCACGGACGAAGACGAGGACCAGCGCGCCAAAGGCGAGCACGGTGGCGCCAAAGGCGGCGTGCAAGGGACCCTTGGGCAGCGGGAAATGGACGACGTCGGCCGCGCGCAGTCCCTCGAGCCCGCGGAGGTCCCAGTAGAGCTTTGGATCGGACAACAGCGCAAGCTCGGCAAGCAGCGTCAGGCCGAGGAGTATCGCCAGCGCGCCGCGGTGCGAAAACCACGGCAAGGATCGTTTGCGCGGATAGACGATCGCAAACCACAGCGCCGCCGCGAGAGCGGGCACGACGAGGAAGGGATGGAGGCCAAGCCAGAAGCGGGCCGCGATGCCGTCGGGCGCAACGAGCGCAAGCCCGACCGTGAGGCTGAGCAGTCCGCGGAGAAGCAGCAGGCCGGCGAAGGCGCGGTTGGGCGCCCGATCCGCGTTGAAGACAAGAAGCGCGGCCGCAAGGGCCAAC
This genomic window contains:
- a CDS encoding sialidase family protein — protein: MLPRALLLAMLLPVAAMAGCLEPETPVRQESLPSAALVGELLVVVHDALGRVLDAGETIAGRDLSGLVHAVGAPGAEPTVAVTSDGTLFFQAMHLTLRSSDHGRTWTAMRSPLLATGSSDPYVWIDPVTDRVFQINQGLPFGGRGPVLPPMPPESPVTYTNIANALFCAHIAWSDDKGATWLANPVNCGLVPGVDHIKVASGPWTDAFRTLRGNPSYPTAVYFAYNKAFATGVGVRNGPSPDDAIPSLGGWMTVSFDGGVAFPLARQMFGPTCAGGLHGDIAVGPAGELYVPARNCPAPLVARSFDNGLSWSTAMVGEDVGVPEQQKNPAMAVDAEGNVYLAWVAKDNRLHLSMSRDRGETWSDTVVASPPSVGSAIWPAMVAGDAGRIAIAYVGTEDSEAGPWEVANETRWHLYVTTTTDALSENPTFATIRATHDADPVQRGTLCVQSNKCKDGNRNLLDFIGIAKDSQGRVYVAFADGCVTPQCLRPDATPLDSRSREGTLFVQQSGPSLLAAVGALSPPGARP
- a CDS encoding histidine kinase N-terminal 7TM domain-containing protein yields the protein MSWVEIVPYLAYTALTLALAAALLVFNADRAPNRAFAGLLLLRGLLSLTVGLALVAPDGIAARFWLGLHPFLVVPALAAALWFAIVYPRKRSLPWFSHRGALAILLGLTLLAELALLSDPKLYWDLRGLEGLRAADVVHFPLPKGPLHAAFGATVLAFGALVLVFVRDALSLPAGRMRNSVLLVAMGFALVVAHDAVGRLAGPPKGEPVVDALVAASLVVVALACAILTRVPVGADRTRRAFVPLVVLAAVSGAVPHALPVGSEAQLAASFVLSSLWRFALPLLVAFAILRHQMFGIELGVKRTISRGTLAGLFLASVFVAAKLGENLAESAFGDNGVLLGGIAAGLFLFLLNPLQRFAERVAEAAMPDIKPPSRMSPTEREHAYREAAQAAWADGTLTRKERILLDRLRLALELDHVAASRIEREAADATAPPVPAR